GGCGCTTCACCGAAGCGTCGATGTCGGTGTTGTTGAAACTCTTGCCCGGGACAATCGTGATGTTCGCACGAACCGTCTCAGCGCTGACGCGCGTGGCGCCGCGAACTTCGACACGATTGATGACCGCAGCTTCTGCAACGGACGTGCCTGCGAGCAACCCAACACCAGCGCCGGAAACAACAATGCTTGTTGACAGCGCAGCCGCCGACACCGCGTTCAAAAACCTTGAACCAGCTTTCATGTTCAAATCTTACCTTTTCCAAACGTCGCGCGGCAGTTTCGTGCCGACTCCGGTCACGGTTGCCGTTTTAACCGCTTTTCCCATACAAGCAAGCCAGCTCGTTAATTTCTGTTTACTTCAATTCGAACCGTGGCTTAACGGCCACTACAGCCTCGATTTATCGTAAACAAAACCTTTCGTCGCAAGCCGTTGAAAACCAATCGTTCACAGTATCCGTCGAAATCCCCCTCGCCGTTTCCCCGGCCGAACGCTAGCCGAAGAACATCGATATGTCGTTCCAGGTGGCAAAGACCATGAGCATCAGCACCATGGCAAAGCCGATCCGATAGGCGACATCCTGCGCGGCCGGGCCCACCGGCCTTCCGCGCAAGGCCTCAACCGCATAGAACATCAAGTGGCCGCCATCAAGCACCGGAACGGGCATGAGGTTAAGCAATCCTATGGAAACAGACAGGATCGCGGCAATATTCAGCAAAAATGGAATTCCAAGCGTCGCCATCTGCCCCGAAACCTTGGCGACGCGGATCGGTCCACCGATCTGATCGGCCTTCATCCGCCCGGTCACGACATTGGAGAGATAGTCGAAGGTGCCGGTGACGACATGCCAGCTTTGCAGGACGCCCTGCCCGACGGCCTCGATCGGACCGTAGCTGACCGTACGGAAGTTACCGGCTTCCTGGTCGGTCAGGATACCAATGACGCCGATTTCCATCTTGTTGCCGAACTGGTCCGTGAGCTCGGTGCGCTGCGGCACCATGGACAGATCGAGCATCGCGCCGTTGCGTTCGATACGAATCGAAATCGGCATTTCCGGACGGACGCTGACATAGCGGCGGACGTCGTCGAAGGTGACGACCGGCGTGCTGTCGATCGAAATCAGACGGTCTCCAGGCACGACGCCGGCCTGCGCAGCCGCACTGTTTTCGTTCACCCGCGCAACCACCGGATCGGCGACCTGACGCCCGTAGACGGAAAACAGAACGGCAAAGATGGCGATGGCGAGAATGAAGTTTGCGATCGGACCGGCAGCGACCGTTGCCGCGCGCTTCCACAATTTGGCGCCGAGGAAGGTCTGGCTGCGCTCTTCCGGCGCCAGTGCCTCCAGGCGCTTGTAGTCCGGCACGCTCGCCGCATCCTCGTCGCCGTAGAACTTGACGTAACCGCCAAGGGGAATCGCCGCCAGTTTCCACCGCGTTCCGTGCCGGTCGGTCCAGCCGACGAGTTCGGGGCCAAAGCCGATCGAAAAAGCGAGGATGCGGATACCCGACCAGCGGCCGACGAGGTAGTGGCCCATCTCGTGTACGAAGACCAGCAACGTCAGCACCAGAAGAAATGGGATGACGTAGCCGGTCAGAATCTGAAGGGCATCAAACAGATATGTCATGAACGTTCCTCAAGCACCCATGGGCCTAAGCTCAAAGGCTATACAGGACTGATCCGAAAGCGATCTGGCGCCCATCGCTGACGAAATACTGAACCATGACCAGAATCAACGCCGCGACGCACGCGAAAATCAATCCATCGACCCGATCCATAACGCCGCCATGCCCCGGAATGAGACGGCTGGAATCCTTTACCCCAAAACGGCGCTTGATGAAGGATTCGAACAAGTCTCCCACTTGGCTGGCGACGGAAAGCACCAGCGCAATGATCGGAATTCGGAGATCTTGCAGCGAAAAATAAGCCATAAAGACGGCAACACCGGCGAGGATGCCGCAAATTGTGCCACCGATGGCGCCCGACCACGTCTTGCCGGGCGATATGCGCGGGGCAAGCTTCGGTCCCCCAATCGCGCGGCCGGTAAAATAGGCGAAGATGTCGGTCGCCCAGACGACGGCGAAGACGAACAGCGTCGCCATCAGGCCGAGATCGTCGGCGCCGCGAAGGGCGGCAAGCGAAATGCCGGTCAGTCCGGCATAGGCGATGCCGCCCGGAAGCCACCAACTGGTCTTTTGCAGGGCTACCCAAAGGACGGTGAGCGCGACGAAGGCGGCCAGGACCGGAAGGCTGTAGCCGATGTATCCGGTCACGATCAGGCCGGCGATGATGACAATGGCCAGCCAACCAACGGCGTTGCCCTGGAAATCCCCTTCCTGGAGGCCAGTGATCGTCGACCACTCATAATACACCAGCAGCGCAATCAGCGCCGAGAGAAGCTGGAATGCCAAGCCGCCGAACCAGGTCGCCGCCAGTGTCACCGCTGCGAGGACCACGCCCGAAGCGATACGAAGCTTGAGTTCAGTCTGCATCAGGAACCAACCGCCAGCGTGGGCTCGGTGACGCCGCCGAAGCGGCGCTCGCGGCAGGCGTATTTTTCAAGAGCCGCCAGGAACGTCTCTCGGGTAAAGTCCGGCCACAGTTCCGGAACGAAGATCAATTCCGAGTAGGCGCCCTGCCACAGAAGGAAATTCGAGAGACGCTCTTCGCCACTGGTCCGGATGATCAGGTCCGGATCCGGGATGTCCGATGTGTCGAGCGTCGCCGAGATACGTTCAGCGGTGATGTCCTCGGGCCGCAACCGTCCTTCGGCGACTTCCGTCGCCAGACGGCGCATGGCGCGTGTCATCTCGTCCCGCGCGCCGTAGTTGAAGGCGATAACAAGGGTGATGCCGGTATTTGCCCGCGTCGTCTCCTCCGCCTCCACCAGCAACGGTAGAATGTCACCCCTGAGGTTGGAGCGGTCGCCGATGACGCGGATGCGCACATTCTCGCGGTGAAGGTCGGCAAGATCCCGGCGGATGAAGGTCTTGAGCAACCCCATGAGATCGCTGACTTCCGCCGCCGGCCTGCTCCAGTTTTCCGAGGAAAAGGCAAAAAGCGTGAGGTAGCGGATCCCCAGCTCGCCCGCCGTCTTGACGGCGGCGCGAACGGTCTCGACACCCTTGCGGTGCCCCATCGTGCGCGGCAGCCCACGCGCGTTCGCCCAACGTCCGTTGCCATCCATGATGATGGCAACATGTTCCGGAACGGTCGTGGAAGTGAGGTTTTGCATAAGGCGTCCGCGAAAGGAGACTCAGATCACGAGCAGATCAGACCTGCATGATTTCCTTTTCCTTCTCGACGAGCAAGCGGTCGATATCGGAAATCGTTTCGTCGGTCATCTTTTGCACGCGCTCGGACTGAGAACGGCTGATATCCTGGCCGATGTCGCCATCCTTTTCGGCTTTTTTCAGGTCGTCCATGCCATCGCGGCGCACGTGACGCACGGCGACCTTCGCTTTTTCGGCGTAGTCATGTGCCACTTTGACGAGCGACTTGCGGCGCTCTTCGTTGAGCTCCGGCAGCGGAATGCGCAGGTTCTGACCGTCGATGATCGGATTGAGGCCGAGGTTCGATTCGCGAATGCCGCGATCGACGGCGCCGACCATCTGCTTGTCCCAGACCGAGACGGACAGCATGCGCGGCTCGGGAACCGTGATGTTCGCCACCTGGTTGAGCGGCACGCGCGAGCCATAGGCTTCGACGGTCACCGGATCGAGAACGTTCGCCGACGCGCGGCCGGTACGGAGCGACGCGATATCGCTCTTGAATGCGGAAATGGCGCCATCCATGCGACGCTTCAGTTCCTTCAGGTCAACACCTTCACTCATGGTGGAAACTCCCGTTCTATCATGCGCCGGCCGCAAGGCCGTTCTGCAGCTTCTTAGTTGTCTGTGACGATGGTCGCGCGACCGCCGCCGGTCAATATTTCCGCAAAGCCACCCTTCTCGTGAATGGAGAAGACAACGATCGGAATGGCATTTTCGCGTGCGAGCGCCACGGCGGCAACATCCATGACGGCAAGGCCCTTCTCGAGGACCTCGCTATGCGTCAGGCGGTCGAAGCGGGTCGCAGTCGGATCCTTCTTCGGGTCGGCGGAATAGATGCCATCGACCTGCGTGCCCTTGAAGATCGCCTGCGCGCCCATTTCGGCGGCGCGAAGGGCGGCGGCAGAATCGGTCGTGAAGAAGGGGTTGCCGGTGCCGCCGGCGAAGATCACGACGCGGCCGAGGGAAAGATGGTAGAGCGTTGCACGCTGCGAGAAGCTCTCGCAGATTTCCGGCATCGCGATGGCCGAGAGCACTACCGTGTCGATGTCGAGCTTGCGCAGCGACGTTGCGAGCGCCAACGCGTTGATCACGGTTGCCAGCATGCCCATGTGGTCGCCGGTCACCCGGTCGCCACCCTTGGAAGCGACGGCCACGCCGCGGAAGATGTTGCCGCCACCGACAACCACGCCCACTTCGACGCCCATGGCGCGAGCCTCAGCGATATCTGCGGCGATCCGGTCGGCGACCGCGACATCGATGCCGAAGCCCTGGCTGCCCATCAGGGCTTCGCCGGAGGCTTTGAGTAGAACGCGTTTGTAGAGTGGCTCGGCCGGCATCATCGCTCCTGAACAGATCGGTGCGCGTGCGCGCGAAGGCGGCGCACAGCGCATAAGGACACATTGCGCTCCATGGTTTCAACCGCAACGGCGTATTTTCCGGCGGGTCCAGCGCATTGACGAAGCCGGATACACGAAGGGCACCGCGTTGTCACGCGATGCCCCAAGGTTTTCCCAATATGGGTGAAGAAATCAGCCCTTGGCGACGGCTGCAACTTCTGCAGCGAAGTCGGACTCTTCCTTCTCGACGCCTTCGCCGAGCAGCAGGCGAGCCATGCCGGTGACTTCGATCGGTGCGCCAGCGAGCTTTTCAGCGTCCTTGACGGCCTGACCGACAGTGATTTCCGGGTTCATGACGAAGGCCTGCGACAGCAGAGCGACTTCTTCGAAGAACTTGCGCATGCGGCCCTCGACCATCTTTTCGATGATGTTGTCCGGCTTGCCCGAAGCGCGCGACTGTTCGATGAAGACGTTGCGCTCGCGCTCGGC
The nucleotide sequence above comes from Ensifer sp. PDNC004. Encoded proteins:
- the pyrH gene encoding UMP kinase: MPAEPLYKRVLLKASGEALMGSQGFGIDVAVADRIAADIAEARAMGVEVGVVVGGGNIFRGVAVASKGGDRVTGDHMGMLATVINALALATSLRKLDIDTVVLSAIAMPEICESFSQRATLYHLSLGRVVIFAGGTGNPFFTTDSAAALRAAEMGAQAIFKGTQVDGIYSADPKKDPTATRFDRLTHSEVLEKGLAVMDVAAVALARENAIPIVVFSIHEKGGFAEILTGGGRATIVTDN
- a CDS encoding phosphatidate cytidylyltransferase — encoded protein: MQTELKLRIASGVVLAAVTLAATWFGGLAFQLLSALIALLVYYEWSTITGLQEGDFQGNAVGWLAIVIIAGLIVTGYIGYSLPVLAAFVALTVLWVALQKTSWWLPGGIAYAGLTGISLAALRGADDLGLMATLFVFAVVWATDIFAYFTGRAIGGPKLAPRISPGKTWSGAIGGTICGILAGVAVFMAYFSLQDLRIPIIALVLSVASQVGDLFESFIKRRFGVKDSSRLIPGHGGVMDRVDGLIFACVAALILVMVQYFVSDGRQIAFGSVLYSL
- the rseP gene encoding RIP metalloprotease RseP, which gives rise to MTYLFDALQILTGYVIPFLLVLTLLVFVHEMGHYLVGRWSGIRILAFSIGFGPELVGWTDRHGTRWKLAAIPLGGYVKFYGDEDAASVPDYKRLEALAPEERSQTFLGAKLWKRAATVAAGPIANFILAIAIFAVLFSVYGRQVADPVVARVNENSAAAQAGVVPGDRLISIDSTPVVTFDDVRRYVSVRPEMPISIRIERNGAMLDLSMVPQRTELTDQFGNKMEIGVIGILTDQEAGNFRTVSYGPIEAVGQGVLQSWHVVTGTFDYLSNVVTGRMKADQIGGPIRVAKVSGQMATLGIPFLLNIAAILSVSIGLLNLMPVPVLDGGHLMFYAVEALRGRPVGPAAQDVAYRIGFAMVLMLMVFATWNDISMFFG
- the frr gene encoding ribosome recycling factor, with amino-acid sequence MSEGVDLKELKRRMDGAISAFKSDIASLRTGRASANVLDPVTVEAYGSRVPLNQVANITVPEPRMLSVSVWDKQMVGAVDRGIRESNLGLNPIIDGQNLRIPLPELNEERRKSLVKVAHDYAEKAKVAVRHVRRDGMDDLKKAEKDGDIGQDISRSQSERVQKMTDETISDIDRLLVEKEKEIMQV
- a CDS encoding isoprenyl transferase, which codes for MQNLTSTTVPEHVAIIMDGNGRWANARGLPRTMGHRKGVETVRAAVKTAGELGIRYLTLFAFSSENWSRPAAEVSDLMGLLKTFIRRDLADLHRENVRIRVIGDRSNLRGDILPLLVEAEETTRANTGITLVIAFNYGARDEMTRAMRRLATEVAEGRLRPEDITAERISATLDTSDIPDPDLIIRTSGEERLSNFLLWQGAYSELIFVPELWPDFTRETFLAALEKYACRERRFGGVTEPTLAVGS